GGATATGAGATTTTCACCTCCATCCTCCTCAAactttgcaatgaatccttctCCAGGCTGTTGGAGGTTCCTAAATGTCAGCTGCTCTGGGTGTGCTCAATGCTGATCCACGTCTCAGCCGAAAAGATTGAAACTTTGTTCATTTCTCTCATGAGGCAGATTACTGGAGGGGATTTCAGCGAGTCCAATTTGTGGTTGAGTGTCGAGGTTCTTAAAATATTGTCTAACAATTGGGATTGGTTGGTGGAGGAGCCTATAGTCCTCTCAAGTGCATTGTATGTCTATCTCAGGTTGTTAGCAGATCATTTTAGGTTAGGAGGAAGCTTCAAGTTGGAAGAGCTGAAGAGGATGGAGATTGACTTTTGTGTCAAGGCGTTGAGAGAACACTTTCAGTTGTCTATGCATATTGGTAGAGATCTTGTCCGTATTCTACAAGATGTGACCTATATTCCTGAGTTCAAGGACATTTGGAAGGATCTGCTGTTTGATCCTAAAAGTTTCCAGGTTTCAGAATTTTCCAGTCTGTCCAACCTTTATTGGAGAAGAACACCATCACACTTTTTCTTGCTGAGGATCAGTCCCCAAATGGAAAGCCAATTGAGGTTTTTGCTCACCTTTGTGAAATGGGGGAGCCAGAAAAGGTACCAAACATGGTTTGTCAAGAAGCACTTATATTGGCCTGGTAGTGAGTCTATGATAAGTGACATAGTTCGCTTCATATGTTGTGTCCACCATCCTTCGAATGAGATAATTCATTCTAATGTCATATCGAGGTGGGCAGTCATTGGTTGGCTTCTGAAGTCTTGCAGGAGGAATTATTATGAGGCAAATGCAAAGCTTGCTTTGTTTTATGACTGGTTGTTTTTTGATGAAAAGATTGACAATATCATGAACATTGAACCTGCAATGCTTTTGATGGTAAATTCTGTGCCACAGTATGTTGATATTACACATATGCTGCTAGAGTTTTTGTTTCTGCTAGTAGATAACTATGATGTTCATCACAGAGAGATGCTTGCTGGGAGTGTTTCAGCATCTATTAATTTATTGCTCAGAAAAGGCGTGGTACATTCATTGGATCCTCTGATTTCTTGTAATTCGATCTCACCAGCGCTCAGGGAAAGGCTCAACTCGTTCCTTCCAGCACTACATCTGTGTTGCCATAAAAAGGTTAATGAAGATGAAACATCTATTGACATTTGACGGTATATTGCTCATAAAATAGACATTTCCATCACTGCATGTTGGCTGGTTGGGTGACAGATCCGGAATATGACATATTTCATCACCTTGTTCCcgtgaatattatttttcctaattatcagcagatttaaaatttttatatcttCTCTGTATCTATTTGTTTCTTTATCTTCGACTCTTTACAAGAAAGGATTGTATGATATTGTCGACGTTTACCTAATTGGTACaatataatttctttgaatttGAAAATGTCAGAGATGCAATGCCAAGAGAGGCCCCTTGGAGGTAGGGTTTTCAGTTGTTTAATATGATTGTCAGGTGGTACACTAACAATTGTTGGATTTTATTGAACTTCTCAGATGGGGGATGATAAGATGGTAGGATTATATATCTCAAATCTTGTCAGATCATTTTGTAGGTCAACTAATGAAGAATCAAAAAGTaatatgttaaatttttttttggtatCCCTACCCTATGAACATTTCCTCATTTTTCCGTCTTTAATCCTGCTGATAGATTTAGTTTATCAGCTatggttttgtttctcttttactGATCTTAGATACaatataaaataccgaaaataggcgaatattaataagaaaattttccggaattttggacatttttcggaaatttttcggaactcgtatggacgagtttacggggatagaaacagggtccgggaaagcctgtttaggttacccattttaagtgaggaaaagttttatttttcctttttggtttttctttttctttattttgtttttcccCTCCTCTTCTGTCGGCGTGTCCCCAAGCCTTCCCCGCGCGCCTTCTCTTCCTCTCACGTGTGCCCTAATCGACGCCGCAACCGCCGCtgcctccctctcctctgcccgacgccgacgacACCAGGGAACAGAGAGTCGGCGATTGAGCATCTCCTCcctccctcttcctttcttcttctctgtcTTCGCCACTGAGGTCGGGATGCGCCGCCGCCCCTCTCGGCCGGAAGCTACCTCCAAGCCGAAGCCCTAGCCACGGTAAGGTCTGAGCCTCTTCCCCCTACCGCCAGCGATGTCAAGCACCTCTGCGCAGTGCCGCCGGCCTTCCTTTTTGCCCTTggagtatattttttttttattttttttttaatttttggttcGGCTTCTCTTCCCGTTCACAACATCCCGTCGGcgaatcctcttcttcttccatgtCAAGCCACCGAAATCTTCCTTTACCTAACTGACAGTGGTTCCTCTTTCCTTCgcgaaatattttagaaatattctaggatttttttggaatttttagatatttttccggaattttccgagtagcgtaagtagcaaaaataattaattaagcaaaaCGGTCTAagtgggaatcgaacccgggacctctcgggtccgctaaaccattAGTTAGCTTTAGAAACCGGTGAACCAGCCGGGCCATATTGAGAGAAAAGAGAACcgattttatttatattagagttggttcaattgaaccacttaatataaataggagaattaggttggtttgggttattttagaTTTGTGGTTCGGCAATCCTTCTCCCCGACACCCatccacgccgcccctctcctctcttcctccttctctcggcgccaattcAAGAAGAGCCTAGGGATCTTCTCCAAAGGTCCCAAGTTCACCATCCggcaacgatttcaacacaaggaagaTTCCTccacgagtagagcacgtggacgcgagggaatcgtcgagaaatcgtctccaccggaatttctagcgggtagatttgtaaggaaattagcgtatgaggtaagaaacccctcacctgcggtataagtagtTCCGTTTGAATTTATGCATTGGTTGTTAGCTATATTTAGTTTTTCCGGCACTTAGGATGTGTTTAGACCTTTCTTTGAGATTGGGGATTGTgtttagcacctttagatgggccgaacacgtttattctccttcagttggagatcgtagacgctgttgggtgcctagaggtgatttccctaatggagaggagggttgtagcacaccaagtgttcgataaaaggttagtttagctaattaccacttcagttatgtttattagctcagttaaatgcattagtagcatttaaaatagcaaatcagtttattacagcttatatgggactatggtccaatgggtgggctcccacagtcgcctctaggttcagataacctagctctaggtttagataacctagctctaggtttagataacctagaaatttcagtataagcaagtattagctattcagtattttatttttcagttggcactgtactggatcagatatccattgggttggactcccacagtcgtccctaggtttagataacctagttaaccctactaaattcggaacttgcaaacccgggtctagttagggatgcgcgcacagcaaagtacagttgccgggcccaaacagtatgattatgtattttcacctattatgtattagttttcaaaactcaaaaatagttatgctagttgagtttgattgcagcttcagtttagtttatcTTAGttcagcattatgcttcagtaTTAGCCCTATGTTCAGTTTATGTTATCATGCTTAGATCAcagtatgccatgattagtttttgattgctatgtagtatgccatgtttagcttAACCTGTTCATATCTTTAAAGGGGAATGATTTATGCCGCGACTTCTCTCCGCGACACACCCTCCGCGACCCAGTTGGCAGCTCACGTGTCCAACTCCACGTCCTCCGCGACCCACCTCGGCCTCGACCTTTCTCTCCGCTTCATACGCGGTTAAACTCTTCTCCTCGGCGTGCCCTAACTCCCTTCCCCTTGGAATCTCTCGCTGCCTCCTTCTCTCCGCGACGGCTATACTTGTGTTGTGTGATATATATACCTTCTTTTAGACAAGCAATTTCTCCGCCGAGAAAGTATACCCAAGTGTTTAATTTAGAAATGATGGTAAGATTGTCCACACAAACAAAGAAAGCAATATGTTTTCCTGACTATGAAATGAAGTAGAACACTGAGTGATTTATAATAATCTTGTCATGTCCTACTATAGAAGAGCTGAGTTGAATTTTCTAAACCAAGCTCTCAGAGATCACTTTAATCCATGTACACACTTCCTCAATTTACACATCAGACCCATCTTCCCTTGAGCAACAAACCTTGGAGGGTGCTCCACATAGACGTCCTCTAAAAGATCACTGTGAAGAAAATATTCTTTTATGTCAAATTGATGAATGGCCAATGAAAGAAAGCAACTAAGGAGAGGAAGAGGCGAATTAAAGTGAGTTTGTCCATTGGAAAGAATGTATCACGGTAGTCAACAACATAAAGCTAGGTGGAAACTTTAACCACCAAGTAAGCTTTAATAAGTCTATCAAGTTGGTGAACAATTAACTTTGAAAAACTTTTAACATTCTATAATGGACTTCCTAGGAGGAAGAGAAAATAGCTCCTAAGATGAGTTGGTGATGATTGTTAAACAAGGCGCCTACTGTGATGGAAAAGATAGTCTTAATTGCATGGGAGTTCATGACAACAAGAGCAAAGGGTTAGCATGGATGAAATCTAGTTTGGTCATATATTGATTGGTTGATCTAGAATTTATCACTCTTGTGTAGAAGATAAGCAATGGAAGGGAGGCGGCGAGCAGTGGGAAGCTTGGACACTACTAAGTTGATGAGCCCTCCACAATGAAGATAACTACTTGACACAATGATAACAAAAATTTGTAAAAGTGCAAACTGAGGTTCAAAATCTCTAACTGCGTTAGAGTTTTAGTCTTTGACTAAAATGATAGCTTTTTGATATTGTGTTAACGTTTTGATGTATGGTGCTAGTGGCAAATTGGAGGTGGAAGGAGGAAGGAgacgaaaaaaaataataataataacacaactatatatttaaattcaaattttgttCTCCACTTGGAATAATACAATTTTAACATTACCTTGTATGGATACATGCTAAAAAAACATTATCTCAATTCATCTTCACCAGTATGGTAGCATGCCAAGAGGTGCCAAGTGTTGGTATGAAATAATACACACCGACATAATTGACACAACAATACATGAGACATTGTCGGTGCCTAATAGCATCGAGTTTTGTTAATCTATTAGAACAATACGTTCGACCAATTCACTTGGTAGGtacgagattttaaaccatgaggTGGAGTTTCTGTGTTGTTTGAAGAGAGGGCAAATAGGAGGGCATTTCACTCTGAAATTTCACAATTTGATAAATATGAAACCCCTTTGTGTGGTTTtataaaatgctgaaaataatttaaaaaatcatatagATGTTGGTTTACTGATATAGGAAGTTTGGAAAAATAAATGTAGTTTTACCTTACAAAGAAGTAACAATTTAATATGCAAATCCAATTTTTCATGAATCAATAAATCACACAATGATTTTCTATTGAATTTTCATTGATCCTTTCTTAAAGATATTACACTTTCACTCTATTTTTCTACAATTTTAATGTGACACAATAATATCATATTAATTTAAACTCAGTGGTTGTTAAAAGACATCTAATGTTGAGCTAATGCTATAGGAATATTCTTATATCTTTTTATATCTTCATTTGATTTTGTTTATTTCTTgtcttaatttaatgaattaggttTTATACTAACTTTTTTGCCCATACAAGTGAAATATGCCTAATGAAATTGAAATGGAGAGATTAGGGCTAGTTTATATTGGCCCCAgttaattttgtgtcaatctgtACTGGTTTGTACCAGTATGTACCTACCTCTCTGACTCCTTTTTGTTTCATTTCTATCATCTCTGTGTTATACTCCACTTTTGTCTAGGTATATATGATAAATTCGCTAGTGCTTTTGCAAAGGCTGTTCAAGCTCTGGAAGTTGGCAATGGCCTTATTGAAACTACTGTTCAGGTATTAACTTCTATTTTGAAGCAAATTCAATCCTTCAATATTCATGTACCTGGAAATACTTTATCTTCAGCAATTGGTTGATGTAAAAAGGCCAGTAACTTCAAGTTTTTTCACTCCTTGAGAAAATACGTTTCTTCAATTTTAATCATctcaaagttaacttattttGTAGATCAGTTTTGTGTTTTTACTTAGTATTTCTAATTAACATGAGTATTTCTAAACTTTTTGTACTTGTGTGAAACTTTAGATCTTTAAACTTGTATCTTCTTATTGCAGGGTCCATTGATCAATGAAGCCGCTTTAGAAAAGGTGATTAATTTTCTTCACCTAAATATGAATTCTATTTCCTTAAAAAATCTCCCTTGGGAATATTTAGTGACATGGTTCTTTCTGACTTTTTGCTTCTTCAGGTTGAATCATTAGTCAAAGATGCTACTGGAAAGGTAATCTTCATTACTACTATGGATAGTCATTGCTTTCCTGATTGGagccattattattattattattattgatgcgTTCAAACCTAAATTATAgtcttttatatttaaaactttcgtCTGTATAAAATTATTGGGATTCAAGTCTCTATAGGACTATTACAGAAGTAGTTTGTCTAGGAGTTCATGAAGTCTCTGTTCGTTGATTCATAGAAACACAGTAAGGGATAAGTGATGTATATCATGCATGGACTGAAAGTTTGAACCACGTGAACCGGCACGATCCCAATGTCTCATTCTGTTCCCCATAACAATGTCGTATGGCCAGATGATACCAATTGCTGCTTAGGCCGACATGGAAGGAGACAACAAGAATCATTCATAATTGCTTACATGATACTTAGAATAATTTTGTTGGTCACAAggaggggaagaggagaggaagaagggctaTAAATTGGGATGAAATAGAGAATGGAAAACATAAGAGCAATAATGAAGGATCGAGGAGGTGGATGACCGAGGAGGTGGATGCAAAACTTCTAAGAAGCAATGTTGATTATGTAGGAGATATGTAAGGTTTTTGGAAGGGGTTTCACCTCATTACCGACCTTTATTGGGTTGTGATTTGTTGATCGCGAGTTGAGATTATGGTAGAGTCGCAATTGACACTACAACTGAGAAGATGAGTTTGTGTTTTTTCCTATTGTGCtccactaattaaaattttaatcaaccTAATTAATTTTAGGGCATATTATAATTTGACACTGCAGTTATAGATAAATGCCATTTAACTCTGAATTTTAGGTTTAAAATGGCATTTAAGATAAATTTCATTTGAAACCTTATTTTTTAGGttaatttcattaattaattttaggatAAAATTAATTTACTCTATGATTTTAGGATAAATTTCATTTACTCATACATTTTAtggtaaaatttatttaaacctTTGATTTTAGATAAATTTCATTTTaactcttattttttaggtaaaTTTGAGTTTAACTATGGACTTTAgggatttatcaaaattaaaactctATTAGTTGAGTGTATTAAATCAATTAATTGATTAACTTATTGTAATCAATTAACAAAGTGAATTAATTCCAATCAGCTAATTACCGATAAGATTATATCTATTTACGAGCAGAATGTGTTCAGTTGACTTCCGAGTGGACTCAACTACTCAGTTGATTGCAGCCTACAAATACCTTATTTTTTAGTCAAGTACGCACCTAtgtaaaaattctcaaaaaactAAGAATACAAGTTCTCTTGTAACCTCTCACAACTCACATACTAGGAATCCTTGCCTTAAGTTTTCTTCTGCCTGTCAGGAGTCCCTTCTATAAGACTTCTTCAATCTGCTAGGTATGTCATCAACCTTGAGGACTTCTTGTCTGCCAACTAATGTTGAACTTCTCCATCTACTAAGTATCCGATCAACTTGACACTTCTCCATCTGTCTGCTCCTATTGGACTTCTCTATCTGCCAAGTATTTAATCAAtttgacctacttagattttTCCAATCACTGCACCTGACAGAACTTATAAGCAAATGCAACATTAACCAAACTTAAATCTTTTTCCCAACCTCTCAAGATCACTTGCACACTTGACAGAACTTATAAGCAAATACAACATTAACCAAACTTAAATCTTTTTCCCAACCTCTCAAGATCACTTGCACACTTGACAGAACTTATAAGCAAATACAACATTAACCAAACTTAAATCTTTTTCCCAACCTCTCAAGATCACTTGCACACTTGACAGAACTTATAAGCAAATACAACATTAACCAAACTTAAATCTTTTTGCCAAATACATCAATACCATTTAGAACTCaccacttagggtaagattgcaccaacaaattttTGACAACTAATTATAGAATTTATCTTTGAATGTTTACATAGCATCTCAACCCTATTTCTCTCATATTATCATGTATTGAGATTGCACCTAATGTTTTGTAGATGTATACTATGTTATGCAAATATTATTTGTTAACCTCTGTCACATGGACAACCATGATACCTCTAATAATGAGGCTCTTAGCCTCATTATTTTGATCACAAGTCTCTTTGTTAATTCCTTCTGTAGGAATTTCCTCATAGATGGGTTCTTTATCTTAACATAGTATTCTCCAAGtagattaagtcaagattttttctTAAGACATTCATGATATCATGGTCATTTTCTCTGCACATGGAACATCTTGTCAGTATGAACGTACCCTTATCTTGATTTTTCTTTCCCATCAGGTGGCTTTGATTGATTCTAGTTGAAATCTCTTAGGATCGTGAAATTGTTGTCTTTTGCCAAGTGAGATCCTCCACCTTTCTTGTAACTCACTGATTTTCTCTAGTCTCCCACTGTAAATGTCATCTGATAACCTTCTTCAACAATTGCATTGAATGTGTGGCAAGTTTCAATTTCTAGGTTATATTTCACTAAGCTGATTATCATTCTTATCCAATGAAACATTGCTCTTTACTGCTTAGTGCTTACTATACTCAGATATATATCAGCTGTTATCTTGCTTTAATCAGTGGAACTATATATTCATAGTCTTAATTCTATTCAAATTTCCTTCTTAATAGAAGGCAAACTACAAAATTTTGGTCAGACTGCTTAAGATCTCATCAAGTCCTCCATTCCCATTGATTACCAACCTTATTTGTTGAAATTTTAGTGAACCTTGAAGAATCAGCTCATCCTCATTGGAATTTCAATATTTCCAGATAATTGCTTATTTGGCTTCTAGGTGCAGATGTTGGTAGCCTATGTTATGAAGATTGCCAAAGTTTAGCCACCTTGGCAATCAGGTTATCATTCCACAAAATTAATGAAACAATGATCTCGGATGTTTGACAACTTGACCTCTAATGTTTCAAGATTCAATttctttacaaaaaattaaatcaCATTCACTCTTTCCTCTTGAGAGTAGAAAGATAATTCATATTGTAGAGTACGTAGACGAAAGTTCCATGCTGGTATAGGTTTAGCAAGAAATGACTGATTCTTGAATTGAACCTCTGTATGCAAAACCTCAATAACTTTTTCTTAGAGTTGCAATCTTTATCCTTCTTCCTTGAAACTAGACACGAAGATTTTTTAAATGGTATATTGATTCTTGGATGCAGGCCTCCATATAGCAGGAAAATTGATTGATTTCATGAAATGAATAGCTGAGTGATAAGCCTTAGCTCTTAATTGAGGCAGTTCAAAAACTTGTAGAACAAAGTTGAAATAAATTCAGAAGAGATAACCAAGATGCCACTTGAGTTAGGGTGATAAAGAGAACTTGATACCATTCCAGCCTCTTAGGTGTGAGAACACCTCAAGAGCTGGCTTTACCTAGATCAGTGAACCACGCCTCATCTATAAAATAGTGAGTGAGTAGGCAATCCACATTTCAAGTTTTGAAACTGATGTTGATCATAAACCTAGAGATATTGTATATATGATAGTTAATTGCACCAAACTGAGACTTGGAAGATTTGTGAGGTATGATACAGCATGGAAAGACTTACAAACACATTCATACTTAATTGAGTAACCTAATTGAATGAAATAAAGGAACTTTCACATTTATTTGACTTATatgatttttatataaatatattttgtttttttaatattattccaTGAATAAACTTGTAATCAATCTAGGCATACTCCTTATTTTGTACATCGTGAatcttaataaaaatattttttctcacTTGAATCTTAGAAGTAAATTCACCTTACTTATTGACCACCAAATAATTATACTCCTTTTACAGGGAGCAGATGTACTAGTTGGGGGAAGGAGACACAGCCTAGGCAGGACATTCTATGAGCCTACTGTACTTGGAAATGTCAATAATGAGATGCTAATATCTAGGTACAATCTATGGCCTTTAGCTTTTCTGGCTTGTACTCTGATGTGATGCTGTTCAATGACAACTTAATTGTAGTGAATGGCGATAACTATGATCAAGTGCTATTTTACCTTTTAGTGACTATTGAATTCATTAGCTCTTAGACACTATCGCAACTGGATTTTGTTAGACTTAATGTTATTTTAATTCTCTACTACTATAATATTTGACTAAAATCTGTGCAGTCAAGAAGTATTTGGCCCAGTTGCACCACTTTTACGCTTTAAAACTGAAGAAGAGGCTATACAAATAGCTAATGATACAAATGCAGGTTATTTCCTAAATTCACtgcatatatgtttttttttaggtTGTTGTTACCAAGTAGTTTTTTTTGTAGTTCAATATAATTGAGAACATTTTGCTttgattaaattttagttttgatatgcatcaactgTGTACTTGTGGGTCTGAAAGGTTAGTTCATCATGATAGGAATCAAAATGGAGCTTAGACACTGGTGGACATATATAGATAGTTGTATGCTTGTGAATATATAACCACTTGTCAAAGCAGTCACATTGCTGAAACAATTGAAGTTGGTGACAATCATACTGGATTTATTACTCCTGTGTTCGTTAATTGATCAAATTTGTGCTCTTCATTATTTCTTTTCAGATTTATTTGTgttaataatataaatatttaaatttgtccTTTTCCTAATAACTTGGGTTTTTAGAGTAATGGTTATCAATCCACTTTTACATGTTATCAAAGGAAGTTCAAAGTCATGTGTTGGCTTTGAACCAATCAAGTATAGCCACCTACATATGAAGGAGAAGTGTtaagaatataaataaaaaaccttttCTAAGAGCTTGAGATTTTGGGTTAAGCGCTATCAACTATAATATTTTtcaatagaagatcatgttgatgaAGCTTTCTTTATCAATGGTCATTGAAGTTTTTTTCATCATGAAGTATATTTTCAGTGTTAAATAGGGTTCAAGGAACCAATAGAATTAATAGTAAGAAGAAAGCTACAAGCGCTTGGAAATGGATTAACAATGCAGAGTTTCAACATTGCTAGTGGATCATATAATTTTGCAACGTTAACTTGTTTGTAATTCATCGAGGTAGATGTTGTGTTGGTGATGATGACAAGATAATTTGTACTTCACAATCCAACTTGAATGATGCAGGTAGATAGATCTACACATGCTAGAGGGAACGTCGTATGGCGCCAAAGTTATCTGACAAAGCTCCTATGATGCTTAAGTCAGTACAATGCTTGTGGAAGCAAAAGTATGATAGAAATTGCGAGAGAGAGAGATTGTGAACCTATCTACGTTGAATATACCTCACTACTTATAGATGTGTGGGAAGTGTGGAATCTGTAGAGATTATGGCCATGATGTCCAAGAAAGTAGAGGGGTTGTTCTGATTATTTCAGTCATTTTTGGTTGTTAATCTCACCTCAATTACTATTTGATTATACAGGCTTCAATTGTTCGGTCATAGCTACCCTAGAGATGGTGATTGTGGAGTGGCGGTTATTAGAATTGTGGGCCACTTCAATTGTTCGATTGgggaactgagttgtatcaagggctgtaaacaagccaagCTGAGCCAAACTTtgtggtgttcaagcttgtttgataaggtaatcaagcCAAGCCAAGTCTAAAATGAATCAAGCTgttaaaatgattgttcaagcttggtttgGTTTCTTTTTCATGAGCTTAAACTCGGTTCGTTTAAATGAtttcgagctctcaattcaagcttgtttgattgtttgaaatttttactttttaagcTTGTTAggttggttattgagcttgataatacaTACTTATTTCTTCATTTTGAaactttttttgtttatttagcatGTTCAAAAAAGTTTTATTGATGAACATAGTTCACAAATATTATTCACCaatattattcacgaacattgttcataaatattgttcacgaatgttattCACAAACATTAACGAGTTGAACacgtgttcaagcttgtttatttggtttaacgagttgttcaaacttGTTCATTAATTGATCTTATGTgtattgaacaaacataaataagctcaacaccaagc
This window of the Zingiber officinale cultivar Zhangliang chromosome 3B, Zo_v1.1, whole genome shotgun sequence genome carries:
- the LOC121967203 gene encoding integrator complex subunit 3-like isoform X2, encoding MCPERLLRTVPHEAENPIEKSLREAFLLLQDQLKPPFPLTIPFPPEYSQLNHAIAFGILAQPHLAKVHLTHLHSIVVDGYEIFTSILLKLCNESFSRLLEVPKCQLLWVCSMLIHVSAEKIETLFISLMRQITGGDFSESNLWLSVEVLKILSNNWDWLVEEPIVLSSALYVYLRLLADHFRLGGSFKLEELKRMEIDFCVKALREHFQLSMHIGRDLVRILQDVTYIPEFKDIWKDLLFDPKSFQVSEFSSLSNLYWRRTPSHFFLLRISPQMESQLRFLLTFVKWGSQKRYQTWFVKKHLYWPGSESMISDIVRFICCVHHPSNEIIHSNVISRWAVIGWLLKSCRRNYYEANAKLALFYDWLFFDEKIDNIMNIEPAMLLMRDACWECFSIY
- the LOC121967203 gene encoding integrator complex subunit 3-like isoform X1, with protein sequence MCPERLLRTVPHEAENPIEKSLREAFLLLQDQLKPPFPLTIPFPPEYSQLNHAIAFGILAQPHLAKVHLTHLHSIVVDGYEIFTSILLKLCNESFSRLLEVPKCQLLWVCSMLIHVSAEKIETLFISLMRQITGGDFSESNLWLSVEVLKILSNNWDWLVEEPIVLSSALYVYLRLLADHFRLGGSFKLEELKRMEIDFCVKALREHFQLSMHIGRDLVRILQDVTYIPEFKDIWKDLLFDPKSFQVSEFSSLSNLYWRRTPSHFFLLRISPQMESQLRFLLTFVKWGSQKRYQTWFVKKHLYWPGSESMISDIVRFICCVHHPSNEIIHSNVISRWAVIGWLLKSCRRNYYEANAKLALFYDWLFFDEKIDNIMNIEPAMLLMVNSVPQYVDITHMLLEFLFLLVDNYDVHHREMLAGSVSASINLLLRKGVVHSLDPLISCNSISPALRERLNSFLPALHLCCHKKVNEDETSIDI
- the LOC122055084 gene encoding succinate-semialdehyde dehydrogenase, mitochondrial-like, whose amino-acid sequence is FCVNLYWFVPVCTYLSDSFLFHFYHLCVILHFCLGIYDKFASAFAKAVQALEVGNGLIETTVQGPLINEAALEKVESLVKDATGKGADVLVGGRRHSLGRTFYEPTVLGNVNNEMLISSQEVFGPVAPLLRFKTEEEAIQIANDTNAGLAAYIFTRSMPRSWRVSEALEYGLVGVNEGLISTEVAPFGGFKQSGLGREGSKYGIDEYLEIKYVCLGNLKEV